From the Mesorhizobium koreense genome, the window CCATTCGCGACGGCTGTTCCGTGGCGACAACGATGGGCTATTCACCGCTCGACGGGCTCACCATGGGAACACGGGCGGGCAGCATCGACGGTAATGCCGTGCTGCGCCTCGCATCGGATTACGGTATCGAGGAAGCAGCGCGGCTCCTCAACCGAGAAAGCGGATTGCGAGGCCTTGGCGGCCATTCCGACATGCGCGCGCTCCACGCGGCAAAGACGCCCGAAGCCGCCTTCGCCATCCGGCATTTCTGCTATTGGGCGACGCGACACGCCGGCTCGATGATGGCAGCGATGGGCGGTCTCGACGCACTCGCATTCACCGGCGGGATCGGTGAGAATGATGCCGCCATTCGTGCCGCAATCATGGACGGCATGGCATGGACCGGCCTTGTGGCTCGTAGGGCTGGCGATACGGAGGAAGGCCCTCGTCTCCATCAGCCCGATTCCTCCGTCGAGGCATGGATCGTTCCCGCCGACGAGGAAACCACGATTGCGCGCGACGCTGCGGCATTGATTGCCAGCTTGCCTGCAGCAGATCCGGCATAAGATGGCAGCTCTGGACCGAAATGTGCGATATATCGTGCTTGGCCAGACAGCCTGCGGCTATCGTCAGGACCGCGTACTTCTGCCACCAGGCAAAGTCACGCGCCCGGTAGTGGCGATTTTAACTATTTCAGCCAGATAGGTGTCGGAACAAGATTGGTGCGAAATCGTACGCTAACCGTCAGCCACCAATCGGGCGCCGCTCCGTCCCGATACCCGACCGGAATGTCATCCGGCCTCCGCCGGCTCTCGTTTCACCGGGTCTTGGAGGCGGATAGCCTCGGTCCTGACCGGCAGCCGCATATTGTATAGCTGCGCGGTCGCCGGCGCGGCCGCTCGAAAGCTCGTCGGCGACCCATCGAGCCGCACATGGCGAAGCGACGCTTGTTCCGTTCATCGCTACCATCGATCCGCAATGAGAGCCGGCACTCAGGACGCCGCTCAGAACCGCTGACTCATCCGTTGCCAGGGCGGCATCCGGCCCGCAGCGCTCAGGTTCGGATGACCCGGGCAGCCGTGCATTGGGGTTCGGGGATATCGGCCCGGCAGAGGAGTAGTCGGCAATCTTGCCATTGCAATATACCAATCCGGCCGCGACGATCGGCAGTTGACCACAGGCGAAACCGCTCAGCGTGCCGGCGCGTTGGACCATGCAACCAGAACCGTGCACGCCTCTCCCGGTCGCGTTCCCCGGGTCGATGGGCAAGGGACGTCCCTCGTCATCGTACCGACGATAGTCGGGATGGTCGAAATAGGATTGCCGTCCGAACGGCCGGAATCCGGGTAACCGCTCGTCCCGTTCGATCCAGGCTTCAATGGCCTCGTTTGGAGCTAGATCGCCGTTGACAACAGCCACCGTCCATACCCCCGACGGTGCGACCGGCTCGACTTCGGCTTCGCTCGCAGTAGGCACTATGTCGATCTGAAAAAGTCCTCGACTTGTTGGATAGCCTACATAGACATAGGTGAGCGTGGCGATCACATCTCTTCCACCAGACAGGGTGAATTCCGCCGATCTGTCGCTCTCCTTGCCCGACCTGAGCACAGGACTCGTTTGGCCACTAGGGGCAGTTACGCAGACTTCGGCAAGCGGAACGCCTTCCTTTCGGAAAGGCAACCAGAGAAAGAGACTATTCGACGTCCGATCGTCCGGGAGTATGCGCCAGAAGAGCTTTTGGGTATGACCCCCATTGGAAGCGGGCGTCGCTACATTGGAAAACGCCACGCGAGCATGCGTACGGCTCAGATTCCCGTTCCCTGCCGGCAGAACGGCACGAACTATCCGGTCTTTCGATTCTCCGTACAGCTTGAGATCAATGCTTCGCTCGACGAGCCCCGTTCCGTCATGCGGCCCGGCAAAATTGCCATAGCTGAAGTTTATTACGAGGGGTCTGATTACCTTGTCTCTATCTATTACCAATTTCGATTGCTTCATTACGTAGTCCAAGGCGAGCCACAGATAAGGCTCCAGTCCAGAAGGGCTTGTGTCGGCGACGACATAGGTCGGCAGCGAAACGCAAACGATCGGACGCTCGTCATCCTTTTCCCCCGGCTTGTAGCCGGCGGCGATACCCATCACGTGAGTGCCGTGTGAGGTACGCAGAGCGGTCGGCTTGAAAGATCCTGTCCTGAAGTCGAGCATTCCCGCCAGGGAATAAAACTTGTCTTCATCGAGCTGGCCGTCTTCGGTGCACCGAGCCAGCAGCGCTTCGATCTGGCTTCCGTCCAGGAATACACCAAGGTCGATCCCGCCCGTCATCGGATCGGCTCTCACGTCCATAATCCATGCAGACAAAACCCTGGATCGCGTCGGACACTCTTTGCGGAACAACTCATGTGCAAACGCAATGCCATTGTCGATGACCGCCATTGTTACGGCAGAGCCAGACCAGGAAGTGGCTGCGCCCTTCGGCATCTGATAATGCGAGCCGGTTATCTGAGTATGGCGGGAAGTATTTGGTACCGGCGCGCCAAGTACGAGGCGGCGGATCGTGTCGTTTCTTCTGTTCATGTCGGTGATGAACGAACGGCGCACGAAAATCGTGAATGCTGCTCCCTTCCGGCGGCGATCGGCCTCGTCGTAGATCTCTGGCACGATGAGATCGTCCGCATCCTCCCGCGCGTTGGCTAGCTCTTCCAGATCCCTTTCGTCTTCCAACTCGATCAGCGCTGGCCACCAGGTGTTCTCGAATGTCCCTTCCCGAGAGAACCTCTCCATCGCGGATGTCCGGAATTCCGCCTTCGGGTCCATGAATTCGATATCGAGATCGCTCCAGCTGTAGTCCATGCCAATCCCCTTTCGTTCGAGCGCAACCGGGACGTCAGGCCCACTCCTCCTTTGCTCGTTCCCACAGCCATCTCAGAAGGGGGGATCCGGCCGATATCATTGCCGGGTCAGCGGTGATCTGGGTTGCCCAGCGGACAACTTCTTGCTGCGTGTCGTTGCCAACGTCGTAAAGATGATTCCAATAGAAATCCTCATCACCGGAAAATGCCACGCCGTCGAACAACCAGCCGATGAATGGAACCGGAAACGCTCGTGGATCGCCGCAACGCGCATACAGGTACTTGGCAAGGGTAAGCCCGAGAACGCAGCCGGCGATGCTATCGACCGGAAAATGAAGCCCCGCAACGGTCCGATTGATCGCGATCCGGGCGGCCTGCCGCATCAACATCTTGCCGAACTCGATGTCATTGTAAGGGTATTTGCCTATTTCCCGCATCAACAACCACAGCAATCGGGCCATGGTGAAGGACTCCGTCGAATGTCCGCTTGGCAAGGATGCGTGAGGTGGCGTCCAGATCATCGGCTGAATTTGAGCCGAATATTCGAAAGGCCGCTTGCAACGCAGCGCGTATTTGAACCGCATTTCCACGAGGTTGGCCAGCGTCTGCGCAATGGACAGCAGCTCCAGTGTATACGGTGTTCTTGATGGATCCATATACAATATCGACCGAAGAAATTCGGACGGTGTCTTAAGTTGAGAAAGTATCTCCGCTATGCGGTCCTGCCGTAAATCAGAATAATTTGCGACCATGTTAAGCTGCTGTCGAAAAGCAGCTTCGGCAGGTCGCGTCATGTCGACGAGCGGCGCTTTGGCGGCCTCTGCTCTGTTCTCCCTGTGCCAGAGATGCGCCTTGTAGGATCCCGCGTCGTAGTAAAAGCCAAGACATGATGCCAATTCGAAAACGAAAAGGCTTGATCGTATCGTCGGGCCAAGCCCCGCCAGTGCTTCCACATCCTCCGGATTGTTCTCGGCGATTGCGACACCGACCTCTTTCCAGGTTCCGGCGATTCCATCGCGATTGGTGATCAGGCCCTCGACGATAATCGGATCATCTTGCGGTCCGGAACTGGCGAATCCACTAAATCCGGAAAATCCGCTGAAGCCTGAGAACCCGCTGAAGCCGCTCTCGGGCCCACCACCTTCAACTGGCATGACAGGCACCCTCCCATCCGGCCCCGTAATTCCCAGCCTATATCCGGACTATATTCAGCCGGGAACTCCAGCTTGCCGCATCGTATCTGCGAAGTACCGGCCTACATCAAATTGGGCGCTCGGCGACCGCTCCATCCAACTTGTGATCGTCAGATCCGGTTCGAGGTCAAGCAATTGTCGGACCGTCCTTTGCGCGCCGGTGATATCTCCGAGTCGCATTTGGGCGACCGTCTTCACGCGAAGGGTGGAGGTGTGAATGCGGTTGGCGCGCAGCGAATGTTCCGCTAGGTTCAGGGCACGTCGATTGTCACCCGCGGCAATGCAGGCCGATGCGGCCAACGACAGGAAGTAATATCTGTTGGGGTCGCGCGGGGCGAGGTGAAGCGCCCGTTCGGCGTCGCGCACAGCCAGATCGCCATCGCCACGAAAGGCGTTCAGCGTTCCACGCAATAAGCGGGCCGTGGCATCATTTGGGCTGTAATCGAGAGCAGCGTCATAGCGGTCCTCTGCATCGTCCAGCCGATGCAACAGGCTGGTTAGTACGGATCCTTCGGCGATGAGGGCCGGAACATTCGTCGGATCTATATCGAGGGCGCGCTTCGTGTTTTGCAAAGCAATCTGTCCCTCGGCTTTAGGCGAGTCGGTCCAGCCTTGCTGAACACGCAGCACGTGCCATCGCGCCATCCATGCTCTGGGCGATGGAAGATTGGGCGACCGTTCGATCAAAGTTTCGAGAAGGTCTCGAGCGAAATTGAAGTCGCGCGCGGACAGCCGATGCATAAGGGTAACCGCGCCGATCAGAAGCGAATGTCCTTCGAGCGTGGGCATCGGGTTTTCCATGGCTCGACTGACCTCGGCCGCACAGATGGCGCGATGGATGCTATGCGCAAGCTCCAAGGTTGCACTGGCGTCGGCCATCAGGTCGTTGATGTGAGCTTGCAAATGATTGGCCCATATGACCCGGCTCGTAGCGACTTCCGCCAATTCCAGATCCACGACCATATTTTCGTGACCGCTATAGGTCCCCGACAGAACGAAGCCGGCGTTCAACGCGCTGCCTATCTCGGCAAGCGATGCGCGGCGCATCCGAAAGCCGGAGCTGGACAGGCGCGAAATTACATTGACCTCGGCCGATGTGGACAAAGCCACGATAAGGTTCTCGGCCAGCACCTCGCCAAGCGGAAAATTATCGCGGGAACGGTCCCGGGTAATGAGCGGAATGACTGCAATAGTCGGCAACAGGTCCTCGTGCCGTATCACGGGCATTATTCGATTGAACGCCCCAACCGGATGCACTCGATAAGCGTGAATTGGTGCTTCAACATTGCGAAGGTGACATGCGCCGATATCCTCGAATTCGGCGTCGAGTTCGCTGGAAAGCTGATCGCGCAGATCGGCGGTCGCCACAATCTCGCCTGGCTGAGCGACTCCGAGAAGCCGGGCGGCGATATTTACGTGTCGACCATAGATATCGGTATGGCCATGATGAATGATGTCGCCGAAATCGAGTCCAATTCTAACCTGCAAGCGCCGTTCTCGCGCTATACCGAGGTTTTGCGTCTCGATCGCCTTCAAGATGGCGAATGCGGCGAAGACAGCGTTACTCGCTTCGTCGAATTCGACAAGCGCTCCATCTCCGAGCGTCTTTATGAGGCGACCGTTATTTCCAGGGATGATTTTCTGCTGGAGGTTGTCAACAAACCGCAACCAGGTTCGCAGCGTGCCCTCTTCGTCAGCCTCGACAAGACGGACGGAGTCGGCAACGTCGACAAAAAGGACCGCTTCGCTCGCCCTTTCGAACTCGTCAAACGCTGCACGTTGTGGCTTGCCGAACAGAGCTTGGGTCATCTGAAACCCGGTCACGGTTCCCAGCCGCCCCACCAGCCAATACACTACCGAATACCAAGTGTTTTTTCCACTTATTTTTATGAATGAAATATATTCGACAGAAAAGGAGACTTGAATAGAATAAATATGAAATAGTTATATATGTGATCAAAATTACACGTGTACTTCAGCCGTTTTCCGACCAACTGATCTGGAATCGTATCGTGTTTTCATCGCGCCTGGGTTTCTAGGCAGTTTGGACAGATTGGATCAAGGAGAGCAGCGCCGCAATCCTCGATTATCAGCGCCCTCCTCAATGAGTGACTTCAGCGGCGGCGGCAAGCAGGTCGCTCGGGCTGGCGGCGCCGAACATGTTCGCCCCGCCGTTCGCCACCTCGGTGAAGCTCCAGCGAACTACACCATCCCGGTCGAGCAGGAATTGGCCCACAAGCTGCGCCCGGTCGGGCGGCGACACCTCCGTCTCTGCTTCCGTCGTTTCGTAGCCGTCCTTCCGGTTGAGAATCTCGGCCGCAGCGTTCGGGTGCATGGGTTCAGGCAACTCGCCCGGCAAGTCGACCTTGAGCGCCATGGCATCGTCCATGCCCACCCTGTAGGGCCACTCCGTCTGACCCTCGACGAATTGCAGGTTGGGCAGGCCGAAGGCCTGGTGCGAGACCCGCGCTGGATCGGCCGCGGCGAGCATCGTCGGCATCGGGTGGAAGCGGAAATAGAGCCGGGCCCGCGCCACCGGCGTATTGACCACGGCCAGGCTCTGTACGCCTCGTTCGCGCAAGGCAGGTTCGAGACGGGCCAAGGCGGCGATGTGCCGCCGGCAGAACGGACAGTGCAGTCCACGATAGAGCCCGACCAACACCGGACTTCGCCCACGGAAATCGTCGAGAGCGACCTTGCCCTCGCGGGTCACGGCATCGAGAACGACGTTCGGTGGCCGGTCACCTGGCCCCAGCGGTCCTTCACCATTGCTTGCGCGCATGTTCAGCTCCTTTATCGGGTCAGTCGAGAAACGGCAGGACGACGAGTGATTCAGGATCGAGGCGGTGCTTGGCGCATACATCCTGCGCCAGCGCGAAATAGCGTTCCGCTTCGGGCAGACGGTCCATATCAAGGTTCAGCGTCGCCAAGCCATCATAGCATGGATAGAGAAGCTGCGGCTCATCTGATTCGAGCGCGACCTCGAGCGCCTCGCCATAACGCAGCGCCGCCGCCTCGGGGTTGCCATGGCATTGGTGGATCTGTGCGAGCACCGTAAGGGGGACCGCCAGATGTTCGCGCTGGTCGAGCGCGCGGTCGAGTTCTATCGCTTCCTCAGCGGCCGGAATGCCTTCCTGGCCGCAGCGGTCGGTAAAGGTGCAGGAGGCGACGGCGAGATTGGCGAGCAGGCGTGCCTGGAAGCCGAGATCGCCTATGCGGCGCGCGATGTCGAGGCCGCGGCGGCAGAGTTCCATCGCGCGCGCGGGATCTGCCGTCGTGTAAAGAACGCTCAGATTCGTGTAGCCGCGGCATGCCGCAGTCAGCAATCCGTTCTGTTCAGCGACCTCGATGCTTCGCTCGACGTTGCCAAGTGCTTCCTGACTGCGTCCGAGCCGTGCCAGCGCCACCCCCTTGGTGTTGAACGCTTCAGCCTTTGCCCGCGCTGCTTCGATGACAATCTCCGCGCTCGCCTCGGCTCCGATCATATCGACGGAACGGAGTGCCGTGTCGGCAAGCTCCACTGCACGTGAATAGTCGCCGGTCCGGCACGCCAGACGCCCGAGTTCCTGCAGCAGATGGGCGCGTTCGATCGGTGCTTCCGCTTCTTCCAGCAGCGCGCCCGCGTCGCGATAATGCGTTTCGGCTTCGCCCCGCTTGCCAGCATCCCACAGCAGACGGCCGATCTTACGCAGAATGCGCGCGGATCCGGCGTGGTCGTCCGCCGCTCGAAAAGCATCCAGCACCTCACCATAGTGCCTAAAGGCAAGGTCGCGGCTCCCCGCCGGCCCGTACAGGTCGCCGATGCGCTCGCGCAGCACGTTTCGGTCGCTCGCATCGGCGTCTTCTCCGGAAAGGGCATCGAGCGCCTGTTCGTAGTAGCGGATGGCGTCGGCATTGGCGTGAGAGGCCCGCGCGCGGTCCCCCGCTTCCATCAGATAGAAAGCACCTTTCTTCCGCTCAGCGCTCGCGGCGAAATGATAGCCGAGCATAACCAGGTCCTCCAGGCGGGATGGATGGCCGCCGGAAATCCTTTCGAGGGTAGCGGCGACCTTGCCATGCATCTCCGTCCGCTGCCTACGAAGCAGGTTGTTGTAGATGACCTCCCGCAACAGCGATTGAGTGAACCGGCATGACCGCATCTCCAGTTCACTGGCGCCCTGAACGTCCTCGACGATCTCCGCCTCGCACAGGATCTCGATCGCCTCTTCCACCCTGTCGGCGGGGATTCCGGCGGTGGCCGTAAGCAGCCCGACGGGAAATTGCGGGCCGACGATTGCGGCTTCCTGTGCCAGTTGCCGTACCCAGCCGGGCAGCCGGTCGATACGTGACAGGAGCATCGCCTGTATGCTGGCCGGGATATCTGCGGCGTCGCCGTCGCTGACGGTTTTCCATTTGCCGTCGATCCGCTCGATGATCCCCTGTTCGAGGAGAGCGCGTACGATCTCCTCCATGAAAAGCGGGTTGCCGTCGGTCTGCCCCAGAATACGCCGGCAGAGTTTTGGCGAGGTGCGGACCCAGTCCTCGCCGAGCTGGGCCGCCAGCAGCTTCTGCCCATCCTCGGGACTGAGCGAAACCAGGCGCAACGCCGTCCGGCTGATCCGGGCCGTGTCCATCTGGTCGGTCGCAATCGTTGGCCGCAGCGTCAGGAGGACCATTAGCGGCCGCCGATCCAGCCGGTCGATGACGAAGCGAAGCGCCTCCAGCGACGCCTGATCCGCCCAATGCAGGTCTTCCACGATGATGAGCAGGGGCGACAGCGACAGCCGCCTCTCGAACAAGGTCCGCACGGCGAACAATATCTGCCGGCGGAGCTGTTCCGGCTCGAGATGCCGAAAGGCCGCATCGGGGTCTTCTAGACCCAGCACGTGCAGATAGAGCGGCATCAGCCGATCGATCTCGCCGGATGGGAGGCCCAATTCGAGCAGGGACTCGGCGAGTTTCGCCCGCGTTTCCGTCTCCGAGGCCATGTGGCTGATGCCGTAGGCGCTGCGGAGGATGGCAGCAAGGGTGCCATGGGACTGTTCGCCGAGAGGCGAACAGGCAGCGGTACGGATGGCTAGCGAATCGAATCGGCGGTCGTCGCGTATATACGCGATGAATTCGTTGACCAGCCGGGTCTTGCCGACGCCGGCTGCGCCCACGACACGGACGAGTTGGGCGCTGCCTGTGCAGGCGAGGTCAAGGCAGGCGCACAATCGTGCGAGTTCGGCACGGCGGCCGATCAATGGCGAGCCGAGCCCCAGCGCCTCCAGGCCGCGTGCCGGGCGCGGTGCATCGAGCGGTCCGGTCAGGCGATGTACCAGAACGCTTCCTGTCCGCCCTCGCAGCGCCATATCGCCGAGCGATTCATAGGCGAATGCGTGACGTGTCAGCCGATGGGTCAACGGGCCGACGAGGATATCGCCGGGCGCGGCAAGTGATTGCAGCCGCTGCGCGGTGTTCACCGTGTCGCCGGTCACCGAGTAGGAGACGCGACTTCCCGAACCGATTTCCCCCGCGATGACCGGACCTGTATTGATGCCGACATGCAGCTTCAGGCGTGCCCCCGAAGCGTCGGCAAAGGCTCGCCGTACCGCATCGGTGCGCCGTACCATGTCCAACGCAGCCATGAGGGCTCGCTCGGGATCGTCCTCGTGCGCGATCGGCGCGCCGAAAAGCGCCAACATCGCGTCGCCGATGAACTTGTCGACATAACCGCCGAAATGCTCCACCGATGCGGTCATTTCGCTGAAGAAGTCCGACTGCAGCGACCGGACGATCTCGGGGTCGAGAGATTCGCAGACGGCGGTGAATTGGCTGAGGTCGGCGAACAGCACGGTTACCACCCGCCGGTCGCTTTCGGAGTGATTGTCGAAAGTGTTCGTCGTGGCCATCCGTGCTTGCGGGAAACTAGGCGGCAGTACCGAAATCGCGGCCGCGCCCACGGTCTGACCGGAGCCAGACGCAGCACCGTTTAAGTCGGCGCCGCACTTCGGACAGAAGGCGAATTCCGGGGCGCAGGCATAGTCGCAACGGGGACAATGACTGGAGATCCTCCTGCCGCATTTGGGGCAAAAGGCAAATCCACTCTCGATGCCAAATCCACAACCGACGCAGTCCATCGTCCACCCTCGTTGGACAATGTTTCCGCTGCACCTGCGCAACCCAGGCCACGGCCAAGGCAATCCCAGCATGGACCCGATAGGCACTTGCGGCAACTGGAATCAGTTCTGGCGCACCCCTCGAGCGGACACCGCACCGCCTTGTCGCTCCGCGTCGTTCCACGACTTACCGCGGATCGCCCCTTCAAGGTCCATTTCACGCGTCAACGCAGCCACCATGCAGCAGGCGACATGGAAGCCCTCGCGCTTCAATTGCCGTCTCACCTTGCGCGCTACGTACGCCTCCAAATTCTTCTCGAACACTTGCCGCATCTCCACCTTCAGTATTTCATCCCGCTTCGCGCGACCCGACAGCTGCCTGGCAACGTGATCGTATAAAAATGTCGGCTGAATCGGATAACGCGTCTTTCAGAGTGCAACCATGGACATTCACCCTTTCAATATTCATGTCGATGAAAGTTTGCTCGCCGATCTAAGGCGGCGCCTTGACAGCGTTCGTCTGCCGCAATCACTGGATGTCGAAGGGTGGGAAGACGGCACGAGCGTCGCCTTCATGGAGCGCCAGATAAAGTACTGGCGGGAACAATTCGATTGGAGGGCGCAGGAAGCTCGTCTCAATAGACTGCCGCAATTCCGGGCGATGGTCGGCGGATTGTCGATCCACTTCGTTCATCAGCGTGGAAACGGGCCAGAGCCCTTGCCGCTCATCATGACCCATGGTTGGCCGGGCTCCTTCATCGAGATGGAGAAGATCATCCCGCTTCTGGCCGAACCGGGCGCACATGGTGGCGATCCGAACGATGCGTTCCATGTTATCGTGCCATCCTTGCCCGGTTACGGATTCTCGCAGGCGCCTGATCGGCGCGGCTTTTCTTCGTCCCGAGTGGCCGAACTGTGGTTCGAGCTTATGAGCGGCCTTGGTTATACGCGTTTCGGCGCTCAAGGCGGCGATATCGGGGCCGGAGTTTCGACCTGGTTGGCACGTCGCTTTCCAGAGTCCGTCATGGGGTTCCACGTCAACTATATTTCAGGCGGCTATCGGCCGCCGCTCGGCGAAGGGCTGTCGCCCGCCACCGCCGAAGAGCAATCTTTTCTCGATGCAATCGCCGCATGGGCGGCCAATGAAGGTGCTTATGCGCACATGCACGGCACCAAACCGCAGACGCTGGCCTATTCCCTCAACGATTCACCGGCCGGTCTCGCGGCCTGGATCGTCGAGAAATTCCGCGCCTGGAGCGACTGCGACGGAGATGTCGAGCAGGTTGTAAGCCTCGACGAGTTGCTTACCGACATTTCGCTCTACTGGTTCAGCGGTACGGTGGACGCCGCGATTCGTATGTACAAGGAGAACCGTCTCGACCCCCTTCGCTTCAAGCCAGGCGAGCGCGTAGAACCACCTCTTGGCGTTGCTTTGTTCCCGCGTGAATTGCCCATGCCACCGCGATCATGGGTGGAACGCGTCCACAACGTCGCTCGCTGGACAGAAATGCCAAGGGGAGGCCACTTTGCCGCGATGGAGCAGCCTGAATTGCTGGCGGAGGATATCCGGGCGTTTTTCAGGCCCCTGAGACGATAGGCGTGCCTGAGCACGGGCCGCACTTTGTGGCAGAATATCTCAATTGCACGATGCAGGGGCTGCCGTGCCTGGGCTGTTCGCTGATCTCGAGCAGTTGCAGGTCGCCGACGCGTGGTCTCTTCCTGTTCTTGCAGTGGGCAGCGACGTTAACGGCGATCAGCAGCCGATGCCTTGATGAAGTCGATAAATGCCCTGAGCGGTGCCGGCACGAGACGCCGGCCGGGGTAGTAGAGAAACGGCCCGGAAAAGGGCTGCCACCATGGTCCAAGGACAGGTTCAAGCGTCCCATTGTCGAGATGTGGGCGCAGCCAGTCCTCGAACAGGTATACGATGCCGGTTCCTGCGATGGCGGCATCGACGGCGAGATCGGTCGCGCCGCCCGCCCGCACGATCAGCGGTCCGGTCGGATCGACCCGCACCAACTCGCCACGTCGCTCGAACTCCCATGGTGGCGTCGCGCCGCTTGGAAAGCGCCCGCGCAGGCAGGCGTGGGCGAGCAGGTCGCGGGGGTGTTCCGGCCGGCCATGCCGGTCGAGATAGGCCGATGAGGCAGCGCAGGCGAAGCGCTGGGTACGCGGTCCGATCGGTACCGCAATCATGTCCTGTTCCAGCCGTTCGTCATAGCGGATGCCGGCATCGCAGCCGGCCGCAAGCACGTCGACGAAGCTTTCCTCGGTGATTACCTCCAGTCGGATATCGGGATAGGCAGCGAGGAACGGCGGAACGATGTCGGGAAGCACCAGCCGTGCCGCACTGACCGGTACATTGAGCTTGAGGGTGCCGACCGGCCTATCGCGAACGCTGTTCAGCGCATCCAAGGCAGCTTCAACCTCGGTCAACGCCGGACCGAGTCGGTTCAGCAGCCCTCGGCCCGCTTCGGTCGGGGCGACGCTTCGCGTCGTGCGGTTGAGCAGCCTTACCCCCAGTCCCGTCTCGAGACGACGCACCGCCTCGCTCAAGCCAGATGCGCTGCTGCCGCTGGTGCGAGCACCATCGCGAAAGCCTCCGGCACGGGCTACCGTCACGAAGGCGTTCAAATCCCCCAGATCTATCTTCATTGTTCGTTTTTCCGCACGAGCTGTGTGGATTATGCCTGATTATCATTCGCCCATACAGCGCCTATCTGTGTCTCGTCTTGATAAGGAGATCACCATGTCCAGTATTGACCAGTCCGGCGCCTTCATCCTCGGCAATCGATCTGTGAAACGGCTCGGCTACGGCGCCATGCAACTCGCAGGACCCGGCGTGTTCGGTCCGCCCCGGGATCACGACGCGGCATTAGCTGTATTGCGCGAGGCCGTGGCGTCGGGCGTGAACCATATCGACACCAGCGATTTCTATGGACCGCACATCACCAACCGACTGATCCGGGAGGCGCTCGCGCCCTATCCGCAGGATCTCTTCATCGTCACCAAGATCGGCGCCCGGCGCGGCGGGGACGGGGCATGGCTACCGGCTTTCTCGCCCGAAGAACTGACTCGGGCCGTCCACGACAATCTGCGCAATCTCGGACTGGATGTACTCGACGTGGTCAATCTGCGTATCATGTTCGATGCGCATGGTCCGGCCGAAGGATCGATCGAGGCGCCGCTCACCGTCCTGGCCGACCTTCAGCGGCAGGGGTTGGTGCGTCATATCGGGCTGAGCAACGTCACACCCGCTCAGGTCGCGGAAGGACGCAAGATCGCCGATATCGTTTGCGTGCAGAACCAGTACAATGTTGCGCACCGTACCGACGACCCTCTGATCGGCGATCTTGCCCGCGAAGGCATCGCCTATGTGCCGTTCTTTCCGCTCGGCGGGTTCAGTCCGCTGCAATCGTCGGCCTTGTCCGATGTCGCAGATCGTCTCGACGCCACGCCAATGCAGGTCGCGCTCGCCTGGCTGCTTCGCCGTTCACCCAACATCCTTTTGATCCCCGGCACGTCC encodes:
- a CDS encoding tetratricopeptide repeat protein encodes the protein MPTIAVIPLITRDRSRDNFPLGEVLAENLIVALSTSAEVNVISRLSSSGFRMRRASLAEIGSALNAGFVLSGTYSGHENMVVDLELAEVATSRVIWANHLQAHINDLMADASATLELAHSIHRAICAAEVSRAMENPMPTLEGHSLLIGAVTLMHRLSARDFNFARDLLETLIERSPNLPSPRAWMARWHVLRVQQGWTDSPKAEGQIALQNTKRALDIDPTNVPALIAEGSVLTSLLHRLDDAEDRYDAALDYSPNDATARLLRGTLNAFRGDGDLAVRDAERALHLAPRDPNRYYFLSLAASACIAAGDNRRALNLAEHSLRANRIHTSTLRVKTVAQMRLGDITGAQRTVRQLLDLEPDLTITSWMERSPSAQFDVGRYFADTMRQAGVPG
- a CDS encoding S8 family serine peptidase, coding for MDYSWSDLDIEFMDPKAEFRTSAMERFSREGTFENTWWPALIELEDERDLEELANAREDADDLIVPEIYDEADRRRKGAAFTIFVRRSFITDMNRRNDTIRRLVLGAPVPNTSRHTQITGSHYQMPKGAATSWSGSAVTMAVIDNGIAFAHELFRKECPTRSRVLSAWIMDVRADPMTGGIDLGVFLDGSQIEALLARCTEDGQLDEDKFYSLAGMLDFRTGSFKPTALRTSHGTHVMGIAAGYKPGEKDDERPIVCVSLPTYVVADTSPSGLEPYLWLALDYVMKQSKLVIDRDKVIRPLVINFSYGNFAGPHDGTGLVERSIDLKLYGESKDRIVRAVLPAGNGNLSRTHARVAFSNVATPASNGGHTQKLFWRILPDDRTSNSLFLWLPFRKEGVPLAEVCVTAPSGQTSPVLRSGKESDRSAEFTLSGGRDVIATLTYVYVGYPTSRGLFQIDIVPTASEAEVEPVAPSGVWTVAVVNGDLAPNEAIEAWIERDERLPGFRPFGRQSYFDHPDYRRYDDEGRPLPIDPGNATGRGVHGSGCMVQRAGTLSGFACGQLPIVAAGLVYCNGKIADYSSAGPISPNPNARLPGSSEPERCGPDAALATDESAVLSGVLSAGSHCGSMVAMNGTSVASPCAARWVADELSSGRAGDRAAIQYAAAGQDRGYPPPRPGETRAGGGRMTFRSGIGTERRPIGG
- a CDS encoding peroxiredoxin-like family protein; the encoded protein is MRASNGEGPLGPGDRPPNVVLDAVTREGKVALDDFRGRSPVLVGLYRGLHCPFCRRHIAALARLEPALRERGVQSLAVVNTPVARARLYFRFHPMPTMLAAADPARVSHQAFGLPNLQFVEGQTEWPYRVGMDDAMALKVDLPGELPEPMHPNAAAEILNRKDGYETTEAETEVSPPDRAQLVGQFLLDRDGVVRWSFTEVANGGANMFGAASPSDLLAAAAEVTH
- a CDS encoding phosphatase PAP2 family protein, coding for MPVEGGGPESGFSGFSGFSGFSGFSGFASSGPQDDPIIVEGLITNRDGIAGTWKEVGVAIAENNPEDVEALAGLGPTIRSSLFVFELASCLGFYYDAGSYKAHLWHRENRAEAAKAPLVDMTRPAEAAFRQQLNMVANYSDLRQDRIAEILSQLKTPSEFLRSILYMDPSRTPYTLELLSIAQTLANLVEMRFKYALRCKRPFEYSAQIQPMIWTPPHASLPSGHSTESFTMARLLWLLMREIGKYPYNDIEFGKMLMRQAARIAINRTVAGLHFPVDSIAGCVLGLTLAKYLYARCGDPRAFPVPFIGWLFDGVAFSGDEDFYWNHLYDVGNDTQQEVVRWATQITADPAMISAGSPLLRWLWERAKEEWA